In Tripterygium wilfordii isolate XIE 37 chromosome 17, ASM1340144v1, whole genome shotgun sequence, the genomic window ATCGTTGTTTACCCcaataacataaacaaattataCCGAACTTCGTTAAAACTTatatcttttttctctcttttgtttccattgattttCTATATTCGAGTTAGTTTCGTTGATTTAATTCACAACATATACAATGCACATTGGCCATTGCGGTAAATCCTCTCCCATGTTAGACACATTTTGACATCAGCAGGGATGCaatgatgatgataaattgataatggTGGGCGGCCCTTGTCAATTCAACAAATTCAACAAAGAGGCTAAAAAAATGAGAGACTAGAATAATAGGCTTCGAAATATTTGTtgaaatgtcattttttttgataagcatggtAAACTAATAGTTTGAAGAGTACTCATCAACTCGTAGAAAAGTAAAGTAGCCACTTACTATTTACGTGATATTAATAAATTCACATCTGCATACACATCaaaaatattgtccattttgaatTATTCAATTTTCATGGATACATTGAATCCGtacgactttgtttttctttaaaccCAAACAAAGGAGTTAAACCCAACTTACATGAGTctagaaaaatattttcttagtaTGGTTAAGGGCGGACTTGGTCATTATAAATAAGGaatgagtgcccacatctttcgatatGTGACTTTAACACTCTCTCGCATTTATGGGTTAAGTTATGTCagatccaacaagtggagtagatgtTATGTTCAACTGGATCGAATTATTCCGATATCATATTATAAATTCACACCCCCATAtacaccaataatattatccgttttgctTGCCCTATTTCAATGGATGTATCGGAtccacacgactttgtttcttcttATGCCTAAACAAGTGAGTTAAAACCTAACTTAGATgagtctaaaaaaaaaaaatcttattaaTGATTGATGGTTAGCTTGATCCTTATAAATAAGACATTAGTGTCCACACACTTTTAACATGTAATTCACATTTGTTCAACACTTTCAGAGGAGATTGTTGGGAGAGGACTGGGGAGGCCATGGAAGGAAACAAAGGTAAAGTTTGTGTAACAGGTGGTACTGGGTTTATAGCTTCATGGATGATTAAGAGACTCCTTGAGAATGGTTACTCTGTCAGTACCACCATAAGACCTGACCCAGGTCAGTTTTTCCTTCCCTTGCTAAAAgcttaaaattattgttttctggcagaattttttttttccggttATTTCACGTGGGTAATTTCATTTGGCTTGGGGTTGTATTATGGAGTTTCGTGTTGGTATTTTCAGGCTTCCATTCTGCACaagttttttcattattttatttctacACCATTTaacatgtgttttttttctttccccttttcttttgtttattgagGTTCGGAGGTTCCTTCGGATTGCAACTTTTCAAGTCTAAGAGTGGTTGATTATGGTCTGTTTTAATCCCATATTGCTTGAAAACAATTTTTCACACGATAAGCAGATCCCAAATCTGCTTCTTGTATTCTGGAATGACAATCCATAGAGTCACATCCGCGTTTTCGAGTTCTTGAGTATCTTCTCTACTAACTTTTGGTGTTTATGCTTAGATCACTATATGTGAATGCAAAATTAGAAGCAGAGAATATATGGCCAGAAATGATTTGTTGGGGAAATCGAAATGGTGTTCAGTAGGTTTTGACTATTCAGTAGAGAATTTAGTTGCTGTTGTAGTTCCGAAGAAATTTTAACTTCTAGACAATTTATTTGGTGATGGCGTGTTTGTAAGTGCTtggaaaatatttgtttctcattgctGTTTGTGTATGTTACACATATTTCTTTCCATATACTTTGACATGTGATATGAACAGAACATAAGAGAGATGTCAGCTTCCTCAAAAATCTACCTGGAGCGTCTCAAAAGCTCCAAATCTTTGAAGCGGATCTCAGTGATCCAGACAGTTTTGATGAAGCCATGGAAGAATGTACTGGAGTTTTTCATCTTGCTACCCCTGTTGACTTTGAAAACAAAGAACCTGAAGAAGTCGTGACCAGAAGAGCAATTGATGGAGCATTAGGAATCTTAAAGGCATGCTTGAAATCAAAGACAATAAAGCGAATTGTGTACACTTCTAGTGTTTTTGCAGTAGTTTTTAATGGGAAGGAGGAGGACGTTATGGATGAAAGGTATTGGACTGATGTAGATTATGCTAAATCTGTAAGCGAATACGGAAGATCCTACTTCATTTCCAAGACATTAACTGAGAAAGCAGTTCTTGAATTTGCTGAAGAACATGGATTGGATCTCGTGACAGTAATTCCTCCTTACGTTGTTGGTCCATTTATTTGTCCTAAGTTGCCTGGATCAGTGTGGACAACACTGGCGTTGATCTTCGGTAGGTTTTATCTGTCATTGTACCACGCCATATGAATTACTAATGTTTTCTTTATGCAATCAAACCTGACTCagattatttcaaaattttaatgaatatgTTCAGGTGAACAGAGTCAGTATCCCGCTCTCTTTAATCCATGTATGGTGCATGTAGATGATGTGTCTAGGGCACACATGTTTCTTCTTGAAAATCCAAATGTGAAAGGGAGGTATAATTGTTCCTCCCATACAGTAACGATTCAGGAGATGGCTTCATTTCTTTCTGCCAAGTACCCGGAGTTCCCGATACCAACCATAGAGTAAGTTGCAAGCCATATTTTCTCATATCGTAGATCAATTCAGTCAAAAATATCCTACACATATTCATGCTAATTTAAAAGGTTCATCGTTCCATTTTACAGATCTCTGAAGGAAATTAAAGGTCCTAAATTGCCAATTTTGTCATCAAAGAAACTCTTGGATGCTGGTTTCAAGTTTGAGTATGGACTGGATGAAATGTTCGATGACGCAATCCGATGCTGCAAAGAAAAGGGGTATCTGTAATGCATAtgtgagcatatatatatatatgcatataaatcttGTGATGTAATCGTGCGACGTTTAGTGTCTGAGTCCTCACTTTCTAGTAACATGTCATTATAGACATGACTATGAAAAAACTACATGGGCTTTATACTACTGTATAATTATAAATTTCAAGTAAAT contains:
- the LOC119982963 gene encoding vestitone reductase-like, whose product is MEGNKGKVCVTGGTGFIASWMIKRLLENGYSVSTTIRPDPEHKRDVSFLKNLPGASQKLQIFEADLSDPDSFDEAMEECTGVFHLATPVDFENKEPEEVVTRRAIDGALGILKACLKSKTIKRIVYTSSVFAVVFNGKEEDVMDERYWTDVDYAKSVSEYGRSYFISKTLTEKAVLEFAEEHGLDLVTVIPPYVVGPFICPKLPGSVWTTLALIFGEQSQYPALFNPCMVHVDDVSRAHMFLLENPNVKGRYNCSSHTVTIQEMASFLSAKYPEFPIPTIESLKEIKGPKLPILSSKKLLDAGFKFEYGLDEMFDDAIRCCKEKGYL